Genomic window (Aquimarina sp. BL5):
CAAAAAGTTCTATGAATCCAGAAAGGAAATATATCTTCAAGAAGAAACATATAAGGTTATAAAAGCATCTGCTTCTAATCAAGCATTAATAGAAAAAGTAAAAATTCTTTTTGAAAAAGGAAAATCTATAGAAGAAATAAAAAAAGAAGTGAATACTTCAGATACAGATAAAGTACTTTTCTCTCAGGAGGAGATAATTAAGGGTGAAAACGCGACTGCTAATGATTTTTCTGGAGAGAAAGGACAAATTGTTAGTGTTAATGAGAATGACTATATAACTCTTATAAAAGTAGAAGAGATAATACCTTCTAGAATTAAAACTTTTGAAGAAACTAAAGGTAAGGTGATTAATGATTTTCAAGAAGATCTTGAGAAAAAATGGTTAAGTGAACTTAGAAAGAAATATTCTGTAGAGTTAAACAAAAAGACCCTGAAAAAAATTAAAAAAGACCTATCCATATAAATGCGATATCTCTCAATCATATTGCTGTTTCTTTTATTTATTTCTTGCGGAAATATAAATCGTCAGGCGAATAGAGAAGTAGTAGCAAGAGTAAACGAAACATATCTTTATAAAGACGATATTAAAAACTTAGTACCAGATCGTACCGCAAAGGAGGATAGTATTAATATAATAAACAACTACATTAATATTTGGGCAACAAGACAGTTGTTTATAGATCAGTCTAAACGTAACTTAAACGAAACAGAACTTCAGGAATTTGATAAGCTTGTAGAAGACTATAAGAGTACGCTATATATTAATGCATATAAAGATGCTGTGATCAATAAATCTATTAATATGGAGATTACAGAGGAAGATATGAGTTCCTATTATTCAGAAAATTTGGAAAATTTTAATCTTAATGAAGAATTAGTAAAGTTACGTTACTTACATTTGCCACCTGATTATAATAATATTGTTGCAACGCAAACACGTTTTAATCGTTTTAAAGAAGAGGATGAAGAAGATTTGCTGACAAAAAAGTTAGAATTTGTTACATTTTCCTTTGGCGATTCTATCTGGGTTCAATTTGATCAGGTATTAAATAAGATACCAGTGCTTAAGACTCAGGATAGAAATAAGGTGTTGAAAAAAGGTAAATATGTGCAATTGCGCGATTCTTTGGGAGTATACATGATTAAGATTGAAGAAGTGCTCAAGAAAAACGAAACAGCACCTTTAACATATATAAAACCAACGATACGACAGATTATATTAAATAAGAGGAAGCGAGAGCTTATAAAAAAATTAGAAAAGGATATTACGAAAGATGCTATTAAAAACAAACAATTTGAAATCTATAATTAAGAATGCTACTTGTCTTGTCGCATTATTGCTATTTGGAGCAGGTGCTCAGATATACGCTCAGGAAATCATTGAAGATGTAAAGAAGGAAGTAGAGAAAAAAGAGGATTCTGTAAAGCCGTCTGAAAGAATTAAGATAGACGGTGTTGCTGCGGTTATAGGGGAATATGTAATATTGGATAGCGACGTTACGATTGCATATCAGCAATTGATAAGTGAAGGAGTTTCTGCATCTGATGTTAGCCGTTGTGAATTGGCAGGAAGTTTATTCGAGAATAAGCTATATGCGCATCACGCGGTTCAGGACAGTGTTCTTGTTACGGAGGCTGAGGTTAATTCTATGGTTGATCAACAACTAAGTTATATGACAAGAGAACTTGGAACGATAGATAAAGTACTGAAATTCTATAGAAAAGAGAGTGAAGAAGATTTTAGAAAAGAACTTTTCGAAATTAATAAAGGAAATAGATTGGCAGAACAAATGCGTTCTAAAATAGTAGAAGACGTTGAGATTACACCAGAAGAAGTAAGAGAATTTTTTGATGAAATTCCAGAAGATGAAAGACCGCTTTTTGGTACAGAACTAGAACTGGCGCAGATTGTAATAGATCCTAAAATACCTGAAGAAGAAGAACAGAAAGTAATTGATAGACTAAAACAGTTTAGAACAGATATTGTAGAGAATGGAAGTAGCTTTGCTACAAAAGCAGTGTTATATTCTCAGGATCCTGGATCTAAATCAAAAGGAGGGAAATATACACTGAACCGTCAGACACCGTTTGCTAAAGAATTTAAGGATGTAGCATTTAGTTTGCAGGTAGGAGAAGTTAGTGAGCCTTTTAAAACTGATTTTGGATGGCATATTATTCAATTGGATAAGGTTAGAGGAGAAGAAATTGATGTAAGACATATTCTTTTAGTTCCAGATGTGACAAGAGAAAGCGTAGAAGTAGCTCAAAAACTTGTAGATTCTGTGCGTACAGAAATAGTTAATGGAACCATAGGTTTCAAGGATGCTGCACGAAAGTTCAGTAACGAAAAGGAAACGAAAGAAGATGGAGGACAATTATTAAATCCAACAACGGGAGATACACGTTTTGAACTTACCAAAATTGATCCTATATTGTACGATCAAGTATCGAAATTGAAAACTAATGAAGTTTCATTAGTGATCCCTGATCAAGACCGTCAAGGCCGTAAAAAGTTTAAATTAATTACGGTGCTAAATCGTTTTGATGAGCATATTGCAGATTATTCTAAAGACTATTTGAAAATACAAGAACTGGCTCTTAGAAAAAAACAAATTGAAGCAATACGTGCGTGGCAGGAAGAAAAAATTAATGATACCTACATAAAAATTAATGGAGAGTACAGAGACTGTGAATTTAGCGGTAACTGGTTAAAAAAAGAAAAATAATATGTCTGACGTTGCAGCAGTAGAAAAACTGGTAAGCAAACATACCGAACTAAAAAAAGAAATTGCTAAAATAATCATAGGTCAGGAAGAAGTAATCGATCAGATACTAATTTCTGTATTTTCTGGAGGTCATGCTTTACTCATAGGAGTTCCTGGACTGGCAAAAACCTTAATGGTGAATACTATCGCTAAGGCTTTGGGATTGGATTTTAAAAGGATTCAGTTTACACCAGATTTAATGCCAAGTGATATTTTAGGAAGTGAAATCTTAGACGAGTCTAGACATTTTAAATTTATAAAAGGACCTGTATTTTCTAATATTATTCTGGCGGATGAGATTAACAGAACTCCACCAAAAACTCAAGCAGCCTTGTTAGAAGCAATGCAGGAACGATCAGTAACTGTAGCAGGACATAATTATAAATTAGATCTACCTTATTTCGTTTTGGCAACACAAAACCCTATTGAGCAAGAAGGAACATATCCTTTACCAGAAGCACAACTAGATAGGTTTATGTTTGCAATAGAATTAAAATACCCTAGTTTCCAGGAAGAAGTAGAAGTCGTAAAAAGTACTACGGGAGATACTTCTGCAACTATTAATCCTTTGTTTACAGCGCAGGAGATAATTGATTTCCAGCATGTAATTCGTCGTATTCCGGTAGCTGATAATGTTGTAGAGTATGCAGTATCGATGGTTTCTAAAACGAGACCGAATGGAGAATCAGCAACGGATTTAGTTAAAAGTTATATCGATTGGGGTGCAGGACCGAGAGCTTCTCAGAATTTAATTTTAGCAGCAAAAGCGAACGCAGCTATTAAAGGAAAGTTTTCTCCGGATATAGAAGATGTGCAAGCAGTTGCGATGGGGATACTACGCCATCGTATGATCAAAAACTACAAAGCAGAAGCAGAAGGAGTAAGTATTGAGGATATCATTCAAAGTTTATTTTAAAGGTTACTTTTAGCAAAAATAGTTGAAGAATAGAATGTGTAAAATTATCTTTTTATCATTATTTTTCTGTATAAATATTGTTGCTCAAGAGGATTTTAATACTGCAGAATGTACATTATATGGAGATGTTATTTCTAGAACTTCTGCACATAAACATCTTCGTGAGGGTCAACCTACATTATTGATAACAGGAATAACAACAGAGAAAAGAGCAGTTTATATTGCAAAATCTTATCAAGTTTTTTCCAGTAAATTAAACAGTAATTTGATAGATAGTGCCTTAGCCAAAGAGTTGAGACAAAATTTTATAGTTCCTCTTAGCGCTACTGAAAAAAAATATCATTTTAGGTTTAAAGAAATTGATGGGTGTTTTCTTCCAAAGTGTATTGTTATGGATAGTATAAAAAGCTATAATAATGTAATGAAAGATTTTTTAACCAAGAAATATGGGAATTCTTGGAAGAGAAATGAATTCAATTTCAAGTTTTAAGAGCTTAGATTATTTTTTCTAAAAAAAAATAAAAGCCCATTTAAGTAGGAAATGGGCTTTGTGCAATTAAAAACAATTGAATCTTACGAGGAATGGATACTTGGGGAAAACCATTACCAGATATCTTCAATTTTAAAGCGCGAAAATAAAATATAAAGGGGAAATAACCCCTCTTTTAACATTTCTTTAGTTCTCTTTTAAGGGTTTGTAAAGAAATAACTTAGTGTAACTAGAAATCTTTAATTTTTGGCTATTTAATACCAACTATCCGCAACACTATTCTAAGGTATACTAATGTTTTTATCTAAGTTTTTTATAAGTTTTCTTTATCCTAATTAAACCTTTTTGAGTGTTCTTAGTCTTAGTACTGAACGTTCATTAAAATATAGTTGAATAATTAAGAAAAATAGATAGATGAAAAATAGTATAACTTACATAATGATTTTGTTTTTGGGAATTTTGACAATGTCGGCCCAATCAGAAGATGTAGCAGATAGAAAAGAGGGTCGTCGACAAAAAAAAGAATTAAGAAAAGAGTTTAATGAAAGTTTGTCTGAAGATCAAAAAGCACAATTAGAATATCAAAGACAGTTGCGCACGGAACATAGGAAAACTTTGGAAGCAACATACACTGATGAACAATTAGCAATTGTACGGAATGAAGATCTTTCGAGAAGAGGAAAGCATAAAACACTAAAATCAACCCTAAGTGATGATCAGAAAGAAATGAAAAAATCACATAAAGAGGCTATGAAGACTGAGAAGAATAAATTCGAA
Coding sequences:
- a CDS encoding MoxR family ATPase → MSDVAAVEKLVSKHTELKKEIAKIIIGQEEVIDQILISVFSGGHALLIGVPGLAKTLMVNTIAKALGLDFKRIQFTPDLMPSDILGSEILDESRHFKFIKGPVFSNIILADEINRTPPKTQAALLEAMQERSVTVAGHNYKLDLPYFVLATQNPIEQEGTYPLPEAQLDRFMFAIELKYPSFQEEVEVVKSTTGDTSATINPLFTAQEIIDFQHVIRRIPVADNVVEYAVSMVSKTRPNGESATDLVKSYIDWGAGPRASQNLILAAKANAAIKGKFSPDIEDVQAVAMGILRHRMIKNYKAEAEGVSIEDIIQSLF
- a CDS encoding peptidyl-prolyl cis-trans isomerase, producing the protein MRYLSIILLFLLFISCGNINRQANREVVARVNETYLYKDDIKNLVPDRTAKEDSINIINNYINIWATRQLFIDQSKRNLNETELQEFDKLVEDYKSTLYINAYKDAVINKSINMEITEEDMSSYYSENLENFNLNEELVKLRYLHLPPDYNNIVATQTRFNRFKEEDEEDLLTKKLEFVTFSFGDSIWVQFDQVLNKIPVLKTQDRNKVLKKGKYVQLRDSLGVYMIKIEEVLKKNETAPLTYIKPTIRQIILNKRKRELIKKLEKDITKDAIKNKQFEIYN
- a CDS encoding peptidylprolyl isomerase — protein: MKSIIKNATCLVALLLFGAGAQIYAQEIIEDVKKEVEKKEDSVKPSERIKIDGVAAVIGEYVILDSDVTIAYQQLISEGVSASDVSRCELAGSLFENKLYAHHAVQDSVLVTEAEVNSMVDQQLSYMTRELGTIDKVLKFYRKESEEDFRKELFEINKGNRLAEQMRSKIVEDVEITPEEVREFFDEIPEDERPLFGTELELAQIVIDPKIPEEEEQKVIDRLKQFRTDIVENGSSFATKAVLYSQDPGSKSKGGKYTLNRQTPFAKEFKDVAFSLQVGEVSEPFKTDFGWHIIQLDKVRGEEIDVRHILLVPDVTRESVEVAQKLVDSVRTEIVNGTIGFKDAARKFSNEKETKEDGGQLLNPTTGDTRFELTKIDPILYDQVSKLKTNEVSLVIPDQDRQGRKKFKLITVLNRFDEHIADYSKDYLKIQELALRKKQIEAIRAWQEEKINDTYIKINGEYRDCEFSGNWLKKEK